Part of the Eshraghiella crossota genome is shown below.
CAAGGCAAAAGTTAAGTCGGTTGCAAGATATTACTTAGATATGCAAGATGCAGTCAAAAGAAGTTCTTTAATGTTAAATAATGATGGAATGATTTTTTTTGTTATAGGTGATACGGAATATAAAGGAGTTAAAATATTGAATTCTAAACATTTAGTTGAAACGTTGTACGAAGAAGGATTTACTGATATAAAAATAGGAAAGCGAACAATTTCAAAAGGAATATGTGTACCATTTAGGGATAGTAATGGTAAATTTTCAAAGGATAAATCTCAGAAACAAATTTATCATGAAGAGTTTATTATCAGTGGGAGGTATCATAGATGAATCTTGAGTCGATAGGAAAAAAGATTGATGATATAGATGTTACAATTAGCAGCAGAATTATTGAACTCTTTTCGGCGGGGTTGTACTCAAGTCCCAATAAGGCATTTGAAGAATTAATTTGCAATTCATATGATGCTTTTGCTAGTAAAGTCGCTGTCTATAGTCCAGATGACCCTACAGTTTCAAATGCGTATATTTGGGTGTGCGACAATGGAGAGGGGTTGGATGCTGGTGAGTTAAAGCAATTATGGAAGATAGGTGAATCTTTAAAACGAAAGGATAAAGATAGGGATAAAAAGCGTCTGCAAATTGGACAATTTGGAATAGGAAAGTTGTCAACGTATATTTTAGCAAGAAAGCTAACATATATATCAAAAAAGTATGAACGATATATATTAGCAACAATGGACTATAATTTAATAAATAATGATGTTAATGGAATAAAGATTGATGAAAGAGAAATAACCGAAGATGAGGCAAAGCAGATTGTCAATGAGTATATAAAATCTGAATTATTGAACTTTGAGCTGTTTGGCGAAAAGGCTTCAAAAACATGGACGATAAGTTTAATGACCGAACTGAAGCCTAAAGCGTCAGAAATAAAACTTGGAAGATTAAAGTGGCTTTTAAGTACTGCATTACCTTTAAATCCAGGATTTGAATTAAAATTTAATGGTGCACAAGTTGAATCGTCGAAGGTAAAAACTCCGATAATGAAAAAATGGATTGTTGGAAAAGAAGACCAAACATTAGATAAAATAGATGGCGCTGTTAGCCGAGTAGAAAAAGATGCAGATGGAGAAGATAAATATTTTGTAGATTTGCAAAATATACACGGAATTAATGGAGAGTTTATTTTGTATGAGGATTCTTTGGTAGAGGGAAAATCTTCAAATCTGGGAAGAAGCCATGGCATATTTTTGAGTATAAGGGGAAGATTAATAAATCTTGATGATCCTCTTTTGGGCATGGAGGCATTTTCTCATGGTGCTTTTAATAGAACAAGAATTATTATTAATGCTGACGAGTTAGACGAGAATTTAACATCTACTCGAGAAGCCGTAAGAGATTCTGTGCCGTTTACACAGTTAAAAGAATATATTAAGAAGAAGTTTAATAATGAAGTTAGAAAGTTTTATTTTGAGCAAGAGAGGAAGTTAGATCAAGAAAAATCTGTTTCATACAGGATGGCTCAAACAGCTTACACAACCTCAAAGAGACCAGTATATAATTTTATTCAGAAGTATTATGAAGATAAGATAATTAATCCTTTGCTGATTGAAAAGCCTGCTAGTGACAAGAAGGATGAGTTATTAAATTTATATGAAAGAGATTTAGAAACTGGGGAACAGGTTATTGAAAAAATAGAATATGATTATAAGCAGATAGAAGAACCCATAGCAAAGCTGAATTTATTGACAAGAACTTTATCTATTAATAAATCACATCCATATGTTGCAAATTATTTAGATAGTAATAATAATCCAATACCTTTAGAGAGTATGGTAATAACGGAAGTGCTGACAGAATCACATTTATATGAACTTTCGTTAGATGAGAGTATGGTTAATGAAATTATCAAAAGAAGAGATAGTACACTTCGCCAATTAGCATTATCTGATAAAATGGGAATCCCTTCAGCAGCCATGTTTCTAAAAGATTCTTTAGATAATCCTAGCGGTTTGGAGGAGGCAGTTGCGCGCGTACTGACTGTTTTCGGATTTGAAGTAACTCCTATAGGTGGAAATGGTGAGCCTGACGGAAAAGCAGAGGCTTGCTTAGGTTTTAATGAAGAAGGAAAAAATAAAAGTTATTCCTTAACATATGACGCTAAAAGTACGGCAAAAAATAAAATTGCTGCTGCAACGGCACATTTGTCAGGCTTACGTAGGCATAGAGAGACATATAAGGCAGATTTCAGTTTAGAGGTAGCAATTGATTATCAGGGTTCAGATGATGAAATGAGTGCAATTTCCGTTGAGGCTAAGAATGAAAAAGTAACGATGATGACAGCAAAAGATTTAATAAAGCTGTTGCTTTTAATAACACCGAAGCAAATTGGATTGGATAAATTGCGAGATTTATTTGAAACTTGTTATGCCCCACAGGATGTTCATCAATGGATAGAGACTGTGGAGAAAATGGAAGTTGAGAAACCACCATATTATGAGTTGATAGATATAATCTATGATTTGCAGAAAAGTGATTCTGAAGCCCCAGTAATTAATATTGTTAGATATCAATTAAAAGCAAAGATGGGTAGGAATTATTCTACTACTCAAGTTAAAGAATGGTTGGTATTACTTTCGAATTTAGTTCCAGGTAGTGTAACAATTGATGGAGTATATGTTGGAGTACAAGCTAGTGCACAAATTATAAAGGAACGTGTACATAAAGCTATTAGCGATATCCCGATTGGAATACAGCCATTGTATGATGAGATTTTTAGGTGATGTCAGTAGGATAAGTTGACAAATTTATCAGTTCAAGAGCAACCAATGCTTGTTGTGTTTGTTGAAGCACTTTAATGTAATTATTAGGAGAATCTATGGATTTCAGATACGATATTATTTCATCTATAGAAGCAAAGAGATGGGAGAATGATATATGGTCTTGCATAAATAATGACCTCCTTTGGATATTTTTGAAATAGTATATTCAGTTAGAAAAAATTTATGCTAGAAAGTTTTAAAATGTTATGAATTACGGAAGGATAATTTATGGTAAATTGAAGTAAGTTTGTTGTATATAGCATATAATAAATCATGGATTGAATAGTTTGAATTGATAGTACAGAAAGGTAGCATATGGGATATAGAGAGATAATAGAAGAAGACAATTTGGATGCAATAATGGAGCGGAATGTATTGTATTTGGATCAAATAGCAGGACAGATGAAGCAGGGAGATATTTCTGTATTTGCAGGAGCGGGTTTGTCAGTTGCGTCAGGATATGTGGATTGGAAAAAATTATTAGAACCAATTAGCAAGCAATTAAGATTAAATGCTAATATAGATTTAACTGAAATTGCGCAGTATTATAAAAATAAGTATGAAAGGCAAGGATTAAATTCACTTGTTTTTAATGAGTTTGATAAAGTGCCTAAAAATAATGAAAATGTTAATTGGCTTGCAAAAATGCCAATTTCAGAATTTTGGACAACGAACTATGATGATGTTATAGAGCAATCAGTGAAAAAGGAAGGAAAGAATGTTCAGGTTATAGTAAAGCAAGAGGATTTTAAGTATCATAAGGCGGGGCGAGAAGTAACTATATATAAAATGCATGGAGACAAAGATTCACCAGATGATGTTGTTTTGACAAAAGAGGATTATCAAAACTATGACTCAACAAGAGGGGTGTTTACAAAATTACTTTCGGTAGAGTTGATTAGGAGAACGTTTCTTTTTATTGGCTTTAGTTTTAATGATCCTAATATGGAAAGAATATTGAGTATTGCCAAGCAATCATTAAAAGGGAAATCTCCGCAGACGCATTATTGCTTTATGCGTAAAATACAATTGACAGACTATTTAGATGAGAAAAATAAACTTAATCATGAGAATATTAAAAAGTATATCCAAGATAAGAATTATCAAGAACTTAGAATAAATGCGATGGCTAAATATGGCATATTAACAATTTTGGTAAATGATTATGAGGAAATTACTTTAATGTTGCGGTATTTATATAATAATTATATTACAAACAATGTATTTGTGTCAGGAGGGATAAATCCAGAAAATCTATCAGATTATGGGAATTTTGATATGGAGCGAGATACAAATTCCAATTTGGGCCCAGCGGAAAATTTTCTTACATTGTTGGGTAAAGCATTAATAGATAATAATTTTCATATTTACACAGGATTTGGTGCAGGAGTTGGAAATTATATATTGTCAGGAGTATTATTAAGCGACAAAAATAAGTATACTAATACAGGAATTATAAACAATGAGATACATATAAGTAGTTTAGTGGAAGTTGATAATTTAACAAAAAAAAGAATTCGAGAAAAAATGATTGGGCAATGTAGTAGTTCAATAATAGTGTTTGGTTATGGAAACGAGGATTCTGGTACTTATGGAGAATATGAAATTGCTGAAAAAGCAGGAAAATATATAGTACCTATTAAAAAGACAGGATTTGCAGCTGAAAACATATATGAGAAGTTGAAAAAGCAGGAAAAAATTGGTGAAATGGTTTTCTTGGAAGAAGAAAGCAAGATGAATAATATGGTTCAAGGAATTGTACGGCTTTTAGTTGAACACAAAGAAAAAAAAGAAAATGAATTAAGGGAGAAAATGTTTTCGGGAATTGCTCTTTCAGGAATAAAAGTTTTTATAAGTTATCATTACCAATGTGATAATAAAGTTGCTAAAGAAATTACCAATATTGTAAATAAGGATAGGACGAGTTTGTTTACTGTATTGCAGGAACAAGTAAAGAAAAATGATTCAGAGAGTATAAAAAGGTGGGTGGATGAAGAAATAAAGAAAACTAGGTTTACTATACTGCTTATAAGTAAGGAAACTTTTGAAAGAGAATATGTATCTTATGAGATAACAAAAAGTAGAGAAAATGGTAATACGATAATTCCTATTTTAATTGATAATGAGGAGAATGCTTTTAGCGAAAAAGATATTGAGACTCTATCGAAAAAATTGCCAAAAACAAATTGTAAAAGAATTAGAAGGTGGATTAAAGATTGTGGAAAAGAGAATGTTTTACAATGGTTGAATGATGCGTTAGGGGTATGATAGAATAATTGCTGTGGCAACATTTTGGCAACAGAAAATTAGTAAGCCAGAATAAAATGTGTAAATGAAGTAAAATATCGGCAGGTTTTAAATGAAACTTAAACAAAATAGTTTAGAAAATGGGAGCGACTTGCCGAGTTTGAATAACGGATTAAAATGCCGAAAGTCTGTATTTATGCTGGCTTCCGGCATTTGTTTTATCAAATGGCTCTAGTTTGGCTCTATTTGTGTGAGGAGTAATATATAAATGAGTGTTGAGAATTAGCATAGTAGGAGGAAATAAAAATGTTTAAGGTTGCAATATTACAAAAACGTGCCATTCATGCACAAATAGATAAGAATATTGAAAGTAAATATGCGGATGATAGAGTGTCATATACTAATGGAGAGCAAGAAATGATGGATATTATTTTGAATGGCAAATAGATCGTTGACATGAATTGCCAAGACTGGTATATTATTTAGCAAAAACAAGGAGAACATACACATGAATCAGAACTTATATTCAAGACATTATATGTACATGTATTACGGACGTACACGGCTATAAACATGCAAGGATAGTGCATTAGGTTATAGCTTGTAGGTCTTTTAGTCTAGTGCATAAAACCAGAATATAAGAGAAGATTTTACCTACATTGCATCTTATTAAATTGGAGATATCGCACTGGACATTGAATGTTTGGTGCGATTTTTTATGTTTACAAGAAAGAGGTGCAGAAAATGAGTGATTTAATTGAACTTAAACTGATAACAAGAGAAGATGCTGAATGTCTGCATAAACTGCAGATAGAAGCGTTTATGCCCTTATATGAAAAATATCAGGATGATGCTACAAGTCCGGCGAAAGAAAGTCTTGAAACAATAACGAAGAAGATAGTTGATGATAATTCGGATTTCTATTTCATTTTGTTTAATGGTGAGAAAGCTGGAGCTGTAAGAGTTAAATGGCATAAAGGGCAAAAAGTACACAAGAATGTAAATTGGATATCTCCTATTTTTGTTATTCCAAAGCTTCAAAATAAAGGAGTTGCCAGTAACGTAATCAAACAATTATTTGATATTTATCCGAACACAATAGAATGGTGGTTGTCTACTATCAAGCAGGAAGAGAAAAATTGCCATTTGTATGAAAAATGTGGATTTATTCGAACTGGAGATGAAATAGTTGTAAATGAAAATATGACATTAGTATTTTATGTAAAGAGTTATATTGAGGTAAGGAGATTTAAGGAAAAGGATGCCAAGGAGGTTAGAAATCTTATTGTCAGGAATTTCTTAGAGATTAACAGTAAAGATTATGGCATATCAGCAATGGAGAAACTTGCAAAGGTTTACAATGTGGAAAAGGTTTTGAATGTGGCAAGTTATGCGCATATGTACGTCTTTGAATTTGATGGAAAAATAGTTGGAACAGGTTCTATCTCAAGTTTTTGGGGAAGTGAAACAGAAAGTATACTTTTGTCCATTTTTGTCCTCCCGGAATTTCATGGAAAGGGTGTTGGAAGAAAAATCATAAATACATTAGAAACGGATGAATTTTATGTAAGAGCAAGCAGAATTGAGATACCAGCATCTATTACAGCAATGGAATTTTATAGAAAATTTGGATATGATTACAAAAATGGTGTTAAGGAATTGGATGATGAACACCATTACAGATTGGAAAAGTTTAAGGCGGCAGGGTTGAAATAACAACAGATAATCAATTATTTTTATTTATCCTTGCAGAAGCATTAGCTCTTATTTTAGGATACTATCTAAGGAAAGTACCCATGACAGGGCGTTAAGCGTCCGGGGGGACGATTGTTTAGCGCCGACCGGAGCGGAGCGTAGAGGTGGCGTCGATGACGGCTTATGAGATCATTTCGATTTTCATTGGGATATTAGCATTGCTGATGTCCTTTGGTAGCTTGATTGTAGCGTTGCTTGTGTAAAAATAATTATTGTCTCACTAATAGGAGAAATCCGATAGAAAATCGGAACTGTTTTATAAGTATCATGAAATTTTAATTCCATAAATTTATGGGAATTATGGGAGATATATTGATGCCTTTGTAACAAAAATATCAAGTTCCCTGTCTGTCATCATTTTGATGAACTAAATGTTATCGTATCCTTTACAACAATAGCTTTTGAAATTAATCCTCCACTAGATTTTCATTTATATATTTAAAATAAGGTTTCTTATTAACTTCTGTGCTATGTTCCAAATACCATTTAACACTATCCCTCAATCCGTCTTCTAATGATATGGTTTCTGGGTATATTTTGTTTTGACGCGATACATCCAAATAGTACTCATAGTTGTAAAAACTAAAATAATTTCGCTGTTCAATATCTTCATAAACATTTACAAAATCCGGTATTTTTCCTAAGCTTTCATAGCATTTTGTGAC
Proteins encoded:
- a CDS encoding ATP-binding protein, with amino-acid sequence MNLESIGKKIDDIDVTISSRIIELFSAGLYSSPNKAFEELICNSYDAFASKVAVYSPDDPTVSNAYIWVCDNGEGLDAGELKQLWKIGESLKRKDKDRDKKRLQIGQFGIGKLSTYILARKLTYISKKYERYILATMDYNLINNDVNGIKIDEREITEDEAKQIVNEYIKSELLNFELFGEKASKTWTISLMTELKPKASEIKLGRLKWLLSTALPLNPGFELKFNGAQVESSKVKTPIMKKWIVGKEDQTLDKIDGAVSRVEKDADGEDKYFVDLQNIHGINGEFILYEDSLVEGKSSNLGRSHGIFLSIRGRLINLDDPLLGMEAFSHGAFNRTRIIINADELDENLTSTREAVRDSVPFTQLKEYIKKKFNNEVRKFYFEQERKLDQEKSVSYRMAQTAYTTSKRPVYNFIQKYYEDKIINPLLIEKPASDKKDELLNLYERDLETGEQVIEKIEYDYKQIEEPIAKLNLLTRTLSINKSHPYVANYLDSNNNPIPLESMVITEVLTESHLYELSLDESMVNEIIKRRDSTLRQLALSDKMGIPSAAMFLKDSLDNPSGLEEAVARVLTVFGFEVTPIGGNGEPDGKAEACLGFNEEGKNKSYSLTYDAKSTAKNKIAAATAHLSGLRRHRETYKADFSLEVAIDYQGSDDEMSAISVEAKNEKVTMMTAKDLIKLLLLITPKQIGLDKLRDLFETCYAPQDVHQWIETVEKMEVEKPPYYELIDIIYDLQKSDSEAPVINIVRYQLKAKMGRNYSTTQVKEWLVLLSNLVPGSVTIDGVYVGVQASAQIIKERVHKAISDIPIGIQPLYDEIFR
- a CDS encoding SIR2 family protein; translation: MGYREIIEEDNLDAIMERNVLYLDQIAGQMKQGDISVFAGAGLSVASGYVDWKKLLEPISKQLRLNANIDLTEIAQYYKNKYERQGLNSLVFNEFDKVPKNNENVNWLAKMPISEFWTTNYDDVIEQSVKKEGKNVQVIVKQEDFKYHKAGREVTIYKMHGDKDSPDDVVLTKEDYQNYDSTRGVFTKLLSVELIRRTFLFIGFSFNDPNMERILSIAKQSLKGKSPQTHYCFMRKIQLTDYLDEKNKLNHENIKKYIQDKNYQELRINAMAKYGILTILVNDYEEITLMLRYLYNNYITNNVFVSGGINPENLSDYGNFDMERDTNSNLGPAENFLTLLGKALIDNNFHIYTGFGAGVGNYILSGVLLSDKNKYTNTGIINNEIHISSLVEVDNLTKKRIREKMIGQCSSSIIVFGYGNEDSGTYGEYEIAEKAGKYIVPIKKTGFAAENIYEKLKKQEKIGEMVFLEEESKMNNMVQGIVRLLVEHKEKKENELREKMFSGIALSGIKVFISYHYQCDNKVAKEITNIVNKDRTSLFTVLQEQVKKNDSESIKRWVDEEIKKTRFTILLISKETFEREYVSYEITKSRENGNTIIPILIDNEENAFSEKDIETLSKKLPKTNCKRIRRWIKDCGKENVLQWLNDALGV
- a CDS encoding GNAT family N-acetyltransferase, whose translation is MSDLIELKLITREDAECLHKLQIEAFMPLYEKYQDDATSPAKESLETITKKIVDDNSDFYFILFNGEKAGAVRVKWHKGQKVHKNVNWISPIFVIPKLQNKGVASNVIKQLFDIYPNTIEWWLSTIKQEEKNCHLYEKCGFIRTGDEIVVNENMTLVFYVKSYIEVRRFKEKDAKEVRNLIVRNFLEINSKDYGISAMEKLAKVYNVEKVLNVASYAHMYVFEFDGKIVGTGSISSFWGSETESILLSIFVLPEFHGKGVGRKIINTLETDEFYVRASRIEIPASITAMEFYRKFGYDYKNGVKELDDEHHYRLEKFKAAGLK